CCTCCGTCCATCGAAAGAGTCGGTTGGTCACCTACCAGCTCGCGATCGACGAGGAGCGTGGTGCACCGGTTGTCGTCGAGGAGCGGATGCGCTGGACGTCGGCGCAGGGTTCTGGCAGACCTCGGGACATTATTCGGTTCAGCCGAGGGCAGGGCGCGGTCTGGGACGAGAAGTCCGGGCGGTCGGAGCAGGTCGAGCTGGAGAGTCCCGACCTTCTCGCTGTTTCGGCACTGGGGCAATTTCGCGCGCACCCTCGAGTGCGGGTGTTACGCAACTTTGTGTCCGGGTGGTACCTCTCCTACATATCTGCCGGTAACTCTCGAACGACCCCGGTAGCGGGCCCGCAGGAGCGGCTCAGTCAAACTGGCGACAATCTGCCGAATGTCATCCAGTACCTCCAGGAGAGCCACCCCGAGCGCCTTGGGCGAATTTTCGAGGTGCTGAGCCAGCGGGTTCCGCACGTTGAGCGGGTCACGTCCGACACCTTGGCCGACGGGCGCCTGCTGCTTCGGTTGAAGGATCGGCCGTTCGATGAGCCGGTGCTCGCTCGATTCGTCAGTGATGGCACGCTGAAGCTACTCGCCTACCTCACGATCTTCTACGACCCGACTCCGCCGCCGGTAATCGGGATCGAAGAGCCGGAGAACCAGCTGCACCCGAGTCTGCTGCCGATCCTGGCTGATGAGATTCGGCAAGTCTCCGCCTCCGCTCAGGTGCTCGTCACAACGCACTCGCCGGACTTTCTCGGCGCGATCTACCCGCAGGAGCTCTGGATGATCGGTCGTGGCCCGGACGGATTCGCGGAGGTGACTCGGGCCAGTGACAGTCAGCTGATCATGGAGATGATCGACGCCGGTGCGCAGCTCGGGGCCTTGTGGAATGAAGGATTCCTGGCGGCCGCGGACCCGGCCGGGATTCGCTGACGTGGCGGTCTCGCACCTCGAGCTTCTCGTCGAGGATCGCTCGACCGCCACGGTGATGAAGATCATCATTCCGCGGATCGCCCCCGACCTGTCCTTTGCTGTTCGTTCGTTCGACGGAAAGACAGACATCGAGAAGAAGTTGACGACAACACTGCGTGGTCTTCGAAGCCATGTACGGCGTCTCGACGGCGCCGTCGTTGTGGTAGTCGACCGGGACATCGAAGATTGCCGCAAGCTCCGGAGCCGGATCGCACGACGAGCCGAGGACGCCGAATGGTCGACGTCCGAGCGGCCGAGACACGACGCGCCGACCGTTATGGTTCGGATAGCCGTGGAAGAGCTCGAAGCATGGTTCCTAGGCGACGTGTCGGCCATCTGCTCGGCATACCCGAGGGTCAATCCGAAGATCCACCTGGCCCGGTCGAAGCTTCGGGCCCCCGACGACGTCGTCGGCGCGGCGGACGAGCTGGAGCGAATTCTGAACAAGGCCGGCTACCACAAGGGACGTCTTGTGAAAACCACCGCCGCCGCGGACATCGCCGCACACATGGACGTCGAGAACAACCACTCACCGAGCTTTCGCGCCTTTCGTGACGGAGTGCGGCGACTGGTCGCGGTAGAGGAGATGCACTGATGCCGAAGCGCACCGATCTGTCCCACATCCTGGTGATCGGCTCGGGTCCGATCGTGATCGGCCAGGCCTGCGAGTTCGACTACTCGGGTACTCAGGCGTGCCGGGTGTTGCGCGCCGAGGGGCTGCGGGTCTCGCTGGTGAACTCGAATCCGGCGACGATCATGACCGATCCCGAGTTCGCCGACGCCACCTACGTCGAGCCGATCACCGCCGAGTTCGTCGAGCAGGTGATCGCGGCGGAACGGCCGGATGCGATTCTGGCCACGCTCGGCGGGCAGACCGCGCTGAACACCGCGGTCGCGTTGCACGAGCGCGGTGTGCTGGACAAGTACGGCGTCGAGCTGATCGGGGCCGACTTCGAGGCGATCCAACGAGGCGAGGACCGGCAGAAGTTCAAGGACATCGTCGCGAAGGTGGGCGGTGAGTCGGCGCGTTCCCGCGTTTGCTTCACCATGGCCGAGGTCCGCGAGACGGTCGCCGAGCTGGGCTTTCCGGTGGTTGTGCGACCCAGCTTCACGATGGGCGGACTGGGCTCGGGGATGGCCTACGACGACGCCGATCTGGAGCGGATCGCCGGCGGCGGGCTGGCCGCCAGCCCCACCGCGAACGTGCTGATCGAAGAGTCGATCCTGGGTTGGAAGGAGTACGAACTCGAGCTGATGCGCGACGGCCGGGACAACGTGGTCGTCGTCTGCTCGATCGAGAACATCGACCCGATGGGTGTGCACACCGGCGATTCGATGACCGTGGCGCCCGCACTCACCCTGACCGACGTCGAGTACCAGAAGCTGCGGGACCTGGGCATCGCGATCCTGCGTGAGGTCGGCGTGGACACCGGCGGCTGCAACATCCAGTTCGCGGTGAATCCGGCCGACGGCCGGCTGATCGTGATCGAGATGAATCCTCGGGTGTCCCGTTCGTCGGCCCTGGCTTCGAAGGCGACCGGATTCCCGATCGCCAAGATCGCGGCCGAGCTGGCGATCGGTTACACCCTCGACGAGATCGTCAACGACATCACCGGGGAGACCCCGGCCTGCTTCGAGCCGACCCTCGACTACGTCGTGGTGAAGGCACCGCGGTTCGCGTTCGAAAAGTTCCCCGGGGCCGACCCGACGCTGACCACCACGATGAAGTCGGTCGGTGAGGCGATGAGCCTGGGTCGCAACTTCGCCGAAGCGCTGGGCAAGGTGTTGCGCTCGCTGGAGACCAAGGCCGCCGGATTCTGGACCGTGCCCGACCCGGCGCAGACCACCGACGAGATCCTGGCCGACCTGCGGGTGCCCACCGAGGGGCGGATCTACCAGATGGAGCGCGCGCTGCGGGCCGGTGCGAGCATCGAAGCGGTGCACGAGGCCTCCGGGGTGGACCCATGGTTCCTGGCCGAGATCGCCGGCCTGGTCGAACTGCACGACGAGCTCGAGCAGGCGCCGGTGCTGGACGAGTCGTTGTTGCGCCGGGCGAAACACGCGGGCCTGTCCGATCGGCAGGTCGCGGCGCTGCGCCCGGAGCTGGCCGGGGAGGACGGGGTGCGCACGTTGCGCCATCGGCTCGGGGTGCGGCCGGTGTTCAAGACCGTCGACACCTGTGCCGCCGAATTCGAAGCGCGCACCCCGTATCACTATTCGACCTACGAGCTCGATCCGGCGGCCGAAAGCGAGGTGGCGCCGCAACGGGAGCGACCGAAGGTGCTGATCCTCGGCTCCGGGCCGAACCGGATCGGCCAGGGCATCGAGTTCGACTACTCCTGCGTCCATGCCGCGCAGACGCTGTCGGCGGCCGGGTACGAGACGGTGATGGTGAACTGCAACCCCGAGACCGTCTCCACCGACTACGACACCGCCGATCGGCTCTACTTCGAGCCGCTCACCTTCGAGGATGTGCTCGAGGTCTACCACGCCGAAGCCGAGTCGGGGACGATCGCCGGGGTGATCGTCCAGCTCGGG
Above is a genomic segment from Skermania piniformis containing:
- the carB gene encoding carbamoyl-phosphate synthase large subunit codes for the protein MPKRTDLSHILVIGSGPIVIGQACEFDYSGTQACRVLRAEGLRVSLVNSNPATIMTDPEFADATYVEPITAEFVEQVIAAERPDAILATLGGQTALNTAVALHERGVLDKYGVELIGADFEAIQRGEDRQKFKDIVAKVGGESARSRVCFTMAEVRETVAELGFPVVVRPSFTMGGLGSGMAYDDADLERIAGGGLAASPTANVLIEESILGWKEYELELMRDGRDNVVVVCSIENIDPMGVHTGDSMTVAPALTLTDVEYQKLRDLGIAILREVGVDTGGCNIQFAVNPADGRLIVIEMNPRVSRSSALASKATGFPIAKIAAELAIGYTLDEIVNDITGETPACFEPTLDYVVVKAPRFAFEKFPGADPTLTTTMKSVGEAMSLGRNFAEALGKVLRSLETKAAGFWTVPDPAQTTDEILADLRVPTEGRIYQMERALRAGASIEAVHEASGVDPWFLAEIAGLVELHDELEQAPVLDESLLRRAKHAGLSDRQVAALRPELAGEDGVRTLRHRLGVRPVFKTVDTCAAEFEARTPYHYSTYELDPAAESEVAPQRERPKVLILGSGPNRIGQGIEFDYSCVHAAQTLSAAGYETVMVNCNPETVSTDYDTADRLYFEPLTFEDVLEVYHAEAESGTIAGVIVQLGGQTPLGLAQRLTDAGVPVVGTSAAAIHLAEDRGEFGDVLLAAGLPAPKYGTATNVEQAKRIAAEIGYPVLVRPSYVLGGRGMEIVYDESALEGYITRATELNPAHPVLVDRFLEDAIEIDVDALCDGTEVYLGGVMEHIEEAGIHSGDSACALPPVTIGRADIDAVRRSTVALAHGIGVRGLLNVQYALKDDALYVLEANPRASRTVPFVSKATAVPLAKAAARIMLGATIAELRAEGMLLAEGDGGSAAADAPIAVKEAVLPFNRFRRADGSGVDSLLSPEMKSTGEVMGIDTDFGTAFAKSQTAAYGPLPTSGTVFVSVANRDKRAMVFPVKRLHDLGFRVLATEGTAEMLWRNGIPCEHVRKVSQEADGEPDIVDRIKAGEVQMVINTPFGNSGPRVDGYEIRSAAVGANIPCITTVQGAAAAVQGIEAGIGGAVGVRSLQQLHAALRP
- a CDS encoding DUF4276 family protein, with product MAVSHLELLVEDRSTATVMKIIIPRIAPDLSFAVRSFDGKTDIEKKLTTTLRGLRSHVRRLDGAVVVVVDRDIEDCRKLRSRIARRAEDAEWSTSERPRHDAPTVMVRIAVEELEAWFLGDVSAICSAYPRVNPKIHLARSKLRAPDDVVGAADELERILNKAGYHKGRLVKTTAAADIAAHMDVENNHSPSFRAFRDGVRRLVAVEEMH
- a CDS encoding AAA family ATPase, which codes for MSSDTPSGIESIKIKNYRLLRDVSFAKLTKLTVLTGANGSGKSTVFDVFAFLHEAFSSGLRSAWDARNRMAGIRSVGADGPVEFELKYRTSVHRKSRLVTYQLAIDEERGAPVVVEERMRWTSAQGSGRPRDIIRFSRGQGAVWDEKSGRSEQVELESPDLLAVSALGQFRAHPRVRVLRNFVSGWYLSYISAGNSRTTPVAGPQERLSQTGDNLPNVIQYLQESHPERLGRIFEVLSQRVPHVERVTSDTLADGRLLLRLKDRPFDEPVLARFVSDGTLKLLAYLTIFYDPTPPPVIGIEEPENQLHPSLLPILADEIRQVSASAQVLVTTHSPDFLGAIYPQELWMIGRGPDGFAEVTRASDSQLIMEMIDAGAQLGALWNEGFLAAADPAGIR